From the genome of Eucalyptus grandis isolate ANBG69807.140 chromosome 2, ASM1654582v1, whole genome shotgun sequence, one region includes:
- the LOC104434045 gene encoding histone H2B, which translates to MAPKAEKKPAEKKPADDKKAEKAPAEKKPRAEKKLPKEAGSADKKKKKAKRSVETYKIYIFKVLKQVHPDIGISSKAMGIMNSFINDIFEKLAQESSRLARYNKKPTITSREIQTAVRLVLPGELAKHAVSEGTKAVTKFTSS; encoded by the coding sequence ATGGCGCCGAAGGCGGAGAAGAAGCCGGCGGAGAAGAAGCCGGCCGACGACAAGAAGGCCGAGAAGGCGCCGGCCGAGAAGAAGCCGCGGGCGGAGAAGAAGTTGCCGAAGGAGGCCGGGTCGGcggacaagaagaagaagaaggcgaagcGGAGCGTGGAGACGTACAAAATCTACATCTTCAAGGTGCTGAAGCAGGTCCACCCGGACATCGGCATCTCCAGCAAGGCCATGGGCATCATGAACTCCTTCATCAACGACATCTTCGAGAAGCTCGCCCAGGAGTCCTCCCGCCTCGCCCGCTACAACAAGAAGCCCACCATCACCTCCCGGGAAATCCAGACCGCCGTCCGCCTCGTCTTGCCCGGGGAGCTGGCCAAGCACGCCGTCTCCGAGGGCACCAAGGCCGTCACCAAATTCACCAGCTCTTAG